From Streptomyces durmitorensis, a single genomic window includes:
- a CDS encoding sensor histidine kinase yields MHVTRPKAAGTTGPTPTGTPTGTATTPGTPVHPGTAGGTRGARALVRAVGRAPLTRRAWAEAAYCLIGFTLGLVGGVLLAVALALGAGFTVSVVFAVLGALLFITGLQLARALGGVHRRLAALFLGDRTPAPEPLRPSGRLVSRLDARLWDGTGWRSAAYVLAKLPVGLLGAYAVLWWLTGLVNLTAPLRWAVFGQHPEPGSPEGMTVLTPIPFGGSPDADTFAGTFLAVAIGAVTLLCAPWVTRLVTEADRRLIGTLLGPGQLADRVRDLEETRALAVDDSVALLRRVERDLHDGAQVRLVAVAMSLDMIRQRLNEHETEGAGKGAGSGPLDVARLRQLVDGAHHNATEALTELRDLARGIHPPVLDDGLPDALATLTARSSVPVDLVTDIPERPTPAIETIAYFCAAELLANVIKHSGAGRAAITVARLDGRLLLQVGDDGHGGADAGAGSGLTGLVQRVRTVDGRMKVESPAGGPTAVTVELPLHA; encoded by the coding sequence ATGCACGTCACACGTCCGAAGGCTGCCGGGACCACTGGCCCAACCCCCACCGGCACCCCCACCGGCACGGCCACTACCCCCGGCACGCCGGTGCACCCCGGGACAGCGGGCGGCACCCGAGGGGCGCGCGCGCTCGTGCGAGCCGTGGGGCGCGCCCCGCTCACCCGGCGGGCGTGGGCCGAGGCCGCGTACTGCCTGATCGGGTTCACGCTCGGCCTGGTGGGTGGCGTGCTGCTCGCGGTGGCGCTGGCCCTGGGCGCGGGCTTCACCGTGTCGGTGGTGTTCGCCGTGCTGGGCGCGCTTCTGTTCATCACAGGGCTCCAGCTGGCACGCGCGCTGGGCGGCGTCCACCGCCGCCTCGCCGCCCTGTTCCTCGGGGACCGGACGCCGGCGCCGGAGCCGCTTCGTCCGAGCGGCCGCCTGGTCAGCCGCCTCGACGCCCGGCTGTGGGACGGGACCGGCTGGCGGTCGGCGGCCTATGTGCTGGCGAAGCTGCCGGTCGGCCTTCTGGGGGCGTACGCCGTCCTCTGGTGGCTGACGGGGCTCGTCAACCTCACCGCACCACTGCGGTGGGCGGTGTTCGGACAGCACCCCGAACCCGGTTCCCCCGAGGGCATGACGGTGCTCACGCCGATTCCCTTCGGCGGCAGCCCGGACGCGGACACCTTCGCCGGCACGTTCCTCGCGGTGGCCATCGGTGCGGTCACCCTGCTGTGCGCGCCCTGGGTGACACGGCTTGTGACCGAGGCCGACCGCCGGCTCATCGGAACCCTGCTCGGACCCGGACAACTTGCCGATCGTGTAAGGGACTTGGAGGAGACGCGGGCGCTCGCCGTGGATGACTCGGTGGCGTTGCTCCGGCGCGTCGAGCGCGATCTGCACGACGGAGCCCAGGTCCGCCTCGTCGCGGTCGCGATGAGCCTCGACATGATCAGACAACGGCTCAACGAGCACGAGACCGAGGGCGCGGGCAAGGGCGCGGGCAGCGGGCCGCTGGATGTCGCCCGCCTGCGTCAACTCGTCGACGGGGCGCACCACAACGCCACCGAGGCCCTGACCGAACTGCGTGATCTGGCCCGCGGCATCCATCCCCCGGTCCTCGACGACGGCCTGCCGGACGCGCTCGCCACGCTCACCGCACGCAGCAGCGTCCCCGTCGACCTGGTGACGGACATACCGGAGCGTCCGACGCCTGCGATCGAGACCATCGCGTACTTCTGCGCGGCCGAACTGCTGGCGAACGTCATCAAGCACAGCGGGGCCGGGCGGGCGGCCATCACGGTGGCGCGGTTGGACGGAAGGCTTCTCCTTCAGGTCGGTGACGACGGGCACGGCGGCGCGGACGCCGGCGCGGGGAGCGGCCTGACGGGACTCGTGCAACGCGTACGTACGGTCGATGGGCGGATGAAAGTCGAAAGTCCTGCAGGCGGGCCGACGGCGGTCACCGTCGAGCTGCCGCTGCACGCGTGA
- a CDS encoding TetR/AcrR family transcriptional regulator encodes MSVKERKERERAARERLIVATARELAEQQGWDAVTTRKLAERIEYSQPVLYSHFRGKREIIGAVALEGAAELAVAVRAATGAAKGPRERVTALARAYLDFAAGNPAVYDAIFQLDGGLPYAQEDTPEPLKDAFAALLECLGEVAGDGVHPGLYTEVFWASLHGVATLTRSGRLPPEETGRRVELLVDRLAMI; translated from the coding sequence ATGTCGGTAAAGGAACGCAAGGAGCGTGAACGGGCGGCCCGCGAGCGCCTCATCGTGGCGACGGCCCGCGAACTGGCCGAGCAGCAGGGCTGGGACGCGGTCACCACCCGCAAGCTCGCCGAGCGCATCGAATACAGCCAGCCCGTCCTCTACAGCCACTTCCGCGGCAAACGCGAGATCATCGGCGCCGTCGCCCTGGAGGGCGCCGCCGAGTTGGCCGTGGCGGTGCGCGCCGCGACCGGCGCCGCCAAGGGCCCGCGCGAGCGGGTCACCGCGCTTGCCCGCGCCTACCTCGACTTCGCCGCAGGCAACCCGGCGGTCTACGACGCCATCTTCCAGCTCGACGGCGGTCTCCCGTACGCGCAGGAGGACACCCCGGAACCTCTCAAGGACGCCTTCGCCGCGCTGCTGGAGTGCCTGGGCGAGGTCGCCGGGGACGGCGTCCACCCGGGGCTGTACACCGAGGTGTTCTGGGCGTCCCTGCACGGGGTGGCCACCCTGACCCGGTCGGGCCGGCTGCCGCCGGAGGAGACCGGGCGGAGGGTGGAGCTGCTGGTGGACCGGCTCGCCATGATCTGA
- a CDS encoding anthrone oxygenase family protein yields the protein MLNALEIVTTVIVGVMVGVEFSVAFVMNRIFDALPEDSDQLARAHGGRMLGAVMPFWYIGSLVLVAVWAVAGWHHDGTGLVVTAGALLILSVVMSLLLLVPINNQGKTWTPENRPEDWKEQMNRWDRYHYVRVAVIIAAFALLVAALA from the coding sequence ATGCTCAACGCACTTGAGATCGTCACCACCGTGATCGTCGGCGTGATGGTGGGGGTGGAGTTCTCCGTCGCCTTCGTCATGAACCGGATCTTCGACGCCCTCCCCGAGGACAGTGACCAACTCGCCCGTGCCCACGGCGGCCGGATGCTCGGCGCCGTCATGCCCTTCTGGTACATCGGCTCGCTCGTCCTCGTCGCGGTCTGGGCCGTCGCCGGGTGGCACCACGACGGCACCGGCCTGGTCGTCACCGCCGGCGCGCTGCTCATCCTCAGCGTGGTCATGTCGCTCCTGCTGCTCGTCCCGATCAACAACCAGGGCAAGACGTGGACCCCCGAGAACCGGCCCGAGGACTGGAAGGAGCAGATGAACCGCTGGGACCGCTATCACTACGTCCGCGTCGCCGTCATCATCGCCGCCTTCGCCCTGCTGGTCGCCGCCCTCGCCTGA
- a CDS encoding DUF4267 domain-containing protein — MSLKKINTVMTAAFILFILWFGTEFILSPETTAPGFGLPSWPSGDGGGFLIVKGIRDVMMALGLGVLLVTGHRRALGWVLVVEAFVAYGDMATVLAHHGSVATALGVHALTATLMVVNGLLILRETRKVAAAPAAPAPAPQPA, encoded by the coding sequence ATGTCGCTGAAGAAGATCAACACCGTGATGACCGCCGCCTTCATCCTCTTCATCCTCTGGTTCGGGACGGAGTTCATCCTGAGCCCGGAGACGACGGCGCCGGGCTTCGGCCTGCCGAGTTGGCCGTCCGGCGACGGCGGCGGCTTCCTGATCGTCAAGGGGATCCGCGATGTCATGATGGCCCTGGGTCTGGGCGTCCTGCTGGTGACGGGCCACCGCCGGGCGCTGGGCTGGGTGTTGGTGGTGGAGGCCTTCGTCGCGTACGGCGACATGGCCACCGTGCTGGCCCACCACGGCTCCGTGGCCACCGCGCTCGGCGTCCACGCCCTGACCGCGACGCTGATGGTGGTCAACGGCCTGCTGATATTGCGCGAGACCCGCAAGGTCGCGGCTGCTCCGGCAGCGCCCGCCCCCGCCCCGCAGCCCGCCTGA
- a CDS encoding class I SAM-dependent methyltransferase: MVMRTYDGSAGDVDHAGVDHAGVGHGGVGPAYTAFRRPDERIAHVIAQALGGARTVLNVGAGTGSYEIAAHAITAVEPSLAMRARRPARLATAIDAVAEDLPFADGQFDAAMTLFSVHQWSDVEAGLREMRRVTRGPVAVLTCDPARVRDFWLYEYAPDVLEAEARRYPSLDRLTTALGGTTAVEPVPVPLDCTDGFNEAYYGRPELLLNPAVRQACSAWSFIDDRARQDFDTSLRRALGSGAWDEAFGHLRNRPTYDGSLVLLRATP, encoded by the coding sequence ATGGTCATGCGCACCTACGACGGCAGCGCCGGTGACGTCGACCACGCGGGCGTCGACCACGCGGGCGTCGGCCACGGGGGCGTCGGCCCCGCGTACACCGCCTTCCGCCGCCCCGACGAGCGCATCGCCCACGTCATCGCCCAGGCCCTCGGGGGCGCGCGCACCGTCCTCAACGTCGGTGCGGGCACCGGATCGTACGAGATCGCGGCGCACGCGATCACCGCGGTCGAACCTTCCTTGGCGATGCGAGCCCGGCGTCCCGCCCGGCTCGCCACCGCCATCGACGCCGTCGCCGAAGACCTCCCCTTCGCCGACGGGCAGTTCGACGCCGCGATGACCCTCTTCAGCGTCCACCAGTGGTCCGACGTCGAGGCCGGGCTGCGCGAGATGCGCCGGGTCACCCGTGGCCCCGTCGCCGTACTGACCTGCGACCCCGCACGCGTACGCGACTTCTGGCTCTACGAATACGCCCCCGACGTCCTGGAGGCCGAAGCCCGGCGCTACCCGTCCCTCGACCGGCTCACGACCGCGCTCGGCGGAACCACCGCGGTCGAGCCCGTTCCCGTACCGCTGGACTGCACCGACGGCTTCAACGAGGCGTACTACGGCCGCCCCGAACTCCTCCTGAACCCCGCCGTCCGCCAGGCCTGTTCGGCCTGGAGCTTCATCGACGACCGCGCCCGCCAGGACTTCGACACCTCCCTGCGCCGCGCCCTGGGCTCAGGTGCCTGGGACGAAGCCTTCGGCCACCTGCGCAACCGCCCGACCTACGACGGATCACTCGTCCTCCTGCGCGCCACCCCCTAG
- a CDS encoding DeoR/GlpR family DNA-binding transcription regulator has product MLAAERRDHLLDLLAREGKIVAKNVATELGISEDSVRRDLRDLAAEGLCQRVYGGALPVSPAVVDYAARQGVATDGKQKVASVAAGLVRPGGTLILDGGTTALAVAHALPRNLACTVITHSPTIAAALLDHPQAELFLLGGRVFKHSAVACGAAAVEAAQNVSADLCLLGVTGVHPEAGLTTADAEEAAMKRALSARAADTYVLASSEKIGTASQFRVLPWEKVSGLITDADPHGTVIEQLKALGVEVLGGGAQEDE; this is encoded by the coding sequence ATGCTGGCTGCTGAACGACGCGACCACCTGCTCGATCTGCTCGCCCGCGAGGGCAAGATCGTCGCCAAGAACGTCGCCACCGAACTGGGCATCTCCGAGGACAGCGTGCGCCGCGACCTGCGCGATCTCGCCGCCGAGGGACTGTGTCAGCGGGTCTATGGCGGCGCGCTGCCCGTGTCGCCGGCGGTGGTGGACTACGCGGCGCGCCAGGGCGTGGCCACGGACGGCAAACAGAAGGTCGCTTCGGTGGCCGCGGGGCTGGTCCGGCCGGGCGGCACGCTGATCCTCGACGGCGGCACCACCGCCCTCGCGGTGGCCCACGCGCTCCCGCGGAACCTCGCCTGCACCGTGATCACCCACAGCCCGACGATCGCCGCGGCCCTGCTCGACCATCCGCAGGCCGAACTCTTCCTGCTCGGGGGGCGCGTCTTCAAGCATTCCGCGGTCGCCTGCGGTGCCGCCGCGGTCGAGGCCGCGCAGAACGTCTCCGCCGACCTCTGCCTGCTCGGTGTCACCGGCGTGCACCCCGAGGCGGGGCTGACCACCGCGGACGCCGAGGAGGCGGCGATGAAGCGCGCCCTGTCCGCGCGGGCCGCGGACACCTACGTCCTCGCCTCCTCCGAAAAGATCGGCACGGCCTCGCAGTTCCGTGTCCTGCCCTGGGAGAAGGTCAGCGGTCTGATCACCGACGCCGATCCCCATGGCACGGTCATCGAGCAGCTCAAGGCGCTCGGCGTGGAGGTCCTAGGGGGTGGCGCGCAGGAGGACGAGTGA
- a CDS encoding NUDIX domain-containing protein: MTSRPGIDAPDHRGRTGLDRAGRGLDRNPDVRVRDVELTSRGWHVLRRTTFDYRRSDGRWETQQRETYDRGNGAVVLPYDTARGCVLLTRQFRYPAYVNDHPDGMLIEAAAGLLDADDPHTAIRRESAEELGVTLGPLTHITDAYMSPGSVTERLHFFAAPYTPADRTGTGGGLEEDGEDIEVLELPFTEALTMARDGRITDGKTILLLQWAALDGPFARQ; this comes from the coding sequence GTGACGAGCCGTCCTGGCATCGACGCCCCCGACCACCGAGGTCGCACCGGTCTCGACCGGGCAGGACGCGGCCTGGACCGCAACCCCGACGTCCGGGTGCGTGATGTCGAGCTCACCTCCCGGGGCTGGCACGTCCTGCGCCGCACCACCTTCGACTACCGGCGCAGCGACGGACGATGGGAGACCCAGCAACGCGAGACCTACGACCGCGGCAACGGCGCCGTCGTCCTGCCCTACGACACCGCACGCGGCTGTGTCCTGCTCACCCGCCAGTTCCGCTACCCGGCCTACGTGAACGACCACCCCGACGGCATGCTCATCGAGGCCGCCGCGGGACTGCTCGACGCGGACGACCCGCACACCGCGATCCGCCGCGAGAGCGCCGAGGAACTCGGCGTCACACTCGGCCCGCTCACCCACATCACCGACGCCTACATGAGCCCGGGCTCCGTCACCGAGCGCCTCCACTTCTTCGCCGCCCCCTACACCCCGGCCGACCGGACCGGCACCGGCGGAGGACTCGAAGAAGACGGCGAGGACATCGAGGTCCTCGAACTGCCCTTCACCGAGGCCCTGACCATGGCCCGCGACGGACGCATCACCGACGGCAAGACCATCCTGCTCCTGCAATGGGCGGCCCTCGACGGGCCCTTCGCCCGGCAGTGA
- a CDS encoding endo-beta-N-acetylglucosaminidase H, with translation MFTLVRSRARTAALALSAVAALAFGTTATAGAAAAPAPAPAPAPASAKQGPTSVAYVEVNNNSMLNVGKYTLANGGDNVFDVAVIFAANINYDTGKKEAYLHFNENVQRVLDNADTQIRPLQEKGIKVVLSVLGNHQGAGFANFPSQQAASGFAKQMSDTVTKYGLDGIDFDDEYAEYGNNGTGQPNASSFVHLVTALRANMPDKIISLYNIGPAASRLSYGGVDVSSKFDYAWNPYYGSWQVPGIALPKSKLSPAAVEIGGTSQSTVADLARRTVSEGYGVFLTYNLDGSDRSADVSAFTRELYGSDAVYKP, from the coding sequence ATGTTCACTCTGGTACGGAGCAGAGCACGGACGGCCGCGCTCGCGCTCTCGGCCGTCGCTGCCCTCGCCTTCGGCACGACCGCCACGGCCGGCGCGGCAGCGGCCCCCGCCCCCGCTCCCGCCCCTGCGCCCGCTTCCGCGAAACAGGGGCCGACCTCGGTGGCGTACGTCGAGGTGAACAACAACAGCATGCTGAACGTCGGCAAGTACACCCTCGCCAACGGCGGCGACAACGTCTTCGACGTCGCCGTGATCTTCGCGGCGAACATCAACTACGACACGGGCAAGAAGGAGGCGTATCTGCACTTCAACGAGAACGTGCAGCGAGTCCTCGACAACGCCGACACACAGATACGGCCGTTGCAGGAGAAGGGCATCAAGGTCGTCCTCTCGGTGCTCGGCAACCACCAGGGCGCGGGCTTCGCCAACTTCCCGTCCCAGCAGGCGGCTTCGGGGTTCGCGAAGCAGATGTCGGACACCGTGACCAAGTACGGTCTCGACGGCATCGACTTCGACGACGAGTACGCCGAGTACGGGAACAACGGCACCGGCCAGCCCAACGCCAGCTCGTTCGTGCACCTGGTGACGGCGCTGCGCGCGAACATGCCGGACAAGATCATCAGTCTCTACAACATCGGCCCGGCCGCGTCGCGCCTCTCCTACGGCGGTGTCGACGTCTCGTCCAAGTTCGACTACGCCTGGAACCCGTACTACGGCTCCTGGCAGGTCCCCGGCATCGCACTGCCCAAGTCGAAGCTGTCGCCGGCGGCCGTCGAGATCGGCGGGACCTCGCAGAGCACGGTCGCCGACCTCGCCCGCCGCACCGTCAGCGAGGGGTACGGCGTCTTTCTGACGTACAACCTCGACGGCTCCGACCGCAGCGCCGATGTCTCCGCCTTCACCAGGGAGCTGTACGGCAGTGACGCCGTCTACAAGCCGTAA
- a CDS encoding PIG-L family deacetylase: MTDRPLTLMAVHAHPDDEATGTGGVLARYAAEGIRTVLVTCTDGGCGDGPGGVKPGDPGHDPAAVALMRRQELQESCDVLKISDLEMLDYADSGMMGWPSNDAPGSFWQTPVEEGAARLAELMRHYRPDVVVTYDENGFYGHPDHIQAHRITMAALEMTSLTPKVYWTTMPRSGMQRFGEIMREFHPDMPEPDPAEAAAMAEIGLPDDEITTWVDTIAFSGQKFDSLAAHASQGENIFFLKMGKERFGEFMGMETFVRVKDATGAALPENDLFAGLR; this comes from the coding sequence ATGACTGACCGGCCCTTGACGCTCATGGCAGTACACGCACACCCCGACGACGAGGCCACCGGAACGGGAGGCGTCCTCGCGCGGTACGCGGCGGAAGGAATCCGCACGGTTCTCGTGACCTGTACCGACGGCGGTTGCGGTGATGGACCGGGAGGCGTCAAGCCGGGCGATCCCGGGCACGATCCTGCGGCGGTCGCCCTGATGCGCCGTCAGGAACTTCAGGAGAGCTGTGACGTCCTGAAGATCAGCGATCTGGAGATGCTGGACTATGCCGACTCCGGGATGATGGGCTGGCCGAGCAACGACGCCCCCGGGTCCTTCTGGCAGACCCCGGTGGAGGAGGGCGCCGCCCGGCTCGCGGAACTCATGCGGCACTACCGGCCCGACGTGGTCGTCACGTATGACGAGAACGGCTTCTACGGCCATCCCGACCACATCCAGGCCCACCGCATCACGATGGCGGCCCTGGAGATGACCTCGCTGACGCCGAAGGTGTACTGGACGACGATGCCCCGCTCGGGGATGCAGCGGTTCGGGGAGATCATGCGCGAGTTCCACCCGGACATGCCGGAGCCGGATCCCGCCGAAGCCGCCGCGATGGCCGAGATCGGCCTCCCCGACGACGAGATCACCACGTGGGTGGACACCATCGCGTTCAGCGGCCAGAAGTTCGATTCGCTGGCCGCGCACGCCAGTCAGGGCGAGAACATCTTCTTCCTCAAGATGGGCAAGGAGCGGTTCGGCGAGTTCATGGGCATGGAGACCTTCGTACGGGTCAAGGACGCCACCGGCGCTGCCCTGCCCGAGAACGACCTCTTCGCCGGGCTGCGCTGA
- a CDS encoding RidA family protein produces the protein MERTAINPVTWSAGMGFHQGEVVSGQTRTLYISGQTAMSGDGKPQHDGDMAAQLALSIDNLEAVLGEAGMSLANLVRLNVHTTDVDVLFQHYGVLAGRLGAAGVAPTTTMLGVTRLAIPTLMVELEGTAVA, from the coding sequence ATCGAACGCACGGCGATCAACCCGGTGACGTGGTCCGCGGGGATGGGATTCCACCAGGGTGAGGTCGTCTCCGGGCAGACCCGGACCCTGTACATCTCGGGTCAGACCGCGATGAGCGGCGACGGCAAGCCCCAGCATGACGGTGACATGGCGGCGCAGTTGGCGCTGAGCATCGACAACCTGGAGGCCGTGCTCGGCGAGGCAGGCATGTCTCTCGCGAACCTCGTCCGCCTCAATGTCCACACGACCGACGTCGATGTGCTCTTCCAGCACTACGGCGTGCTGGCCGGGCGGTTGGGCGCCGCCGGGGTGGCACCGACCACCACGATGCTCGGGGTGACGCGGCTGGCGATCCCCACGCTGATGGTCGAGCTCGAGGGCACCGCCGTAGCGTGA
- a CDS encoding helix-turn-helix transcriptional regulator, translated as MRADRLVSLVLLLRQRGLLTADTLARELEVSTRTVLRDIEALSSAGVPVYAERGRHGGFALSPGFRTELTGLNHDEALALLAAGSGRGEQVFGLGSALASAMRKVLDALPEGHRATASDAVQRFLVDPETDLLSRRQVTEDVPDTTMFEVRRAVLAGHKLRIHYAATGQAPQWRTVDPIGLVTVRDRGYLLATRAGADRTYRLSRVLAAEELPETAQRPNRVDLDRIWRERSARFLSGGDHLTVLVRVNPARREDLLDTALAVRAEDPDADGWLRLEVTYQDSRHAEWALWQLSTDAEALAPQSLRTSLRDRAAAFAARYGEPL; from the coding sequence ATGCGCGCCGACCGGTTGGTCTCGTTGGTGCTTCTGCTCCGTCAGCGCGGTCTGCTGACCGCGGACACGCTGGCCCGCGAGCTGGAGGTATCCACCCGCACCGTGCTGCGCGACATCGAGGCGCTGTCCTCGGCCGGCGTCCCGGTCTACGCCGAACGCGGGCGGCACGGCGGGTTCGCGTTGTCGCCCGGTTTCCGGACCGAACTCACCGGACTGAACCACGACGAGGCCCTTGCCCTGCTGGCCGCCGGATCGGGGCGCGGCGAGCAGGTGTTCGGCCTCGGCTCGGCACTCGCCTCGGCCATGCGCAAGGTGCTCGACGCGCTGCCCGAAGGCCACCGCGCGACCGCGAGCGACGCGGTCCAGCGGTTCCTCGTCGACCCGGAGACCGACCTGCTCTCACGTCGGCAGGTGACCGAGGACGTGCCGGACACCACCATGTTCGAGGTCCGGCGCGCGGTGCTCGCCGGACACAAGCTGCGCATCCACTACGCGGCCACGGGCCAGGCGCCGCAGTGGCGCACGGTGGACCCGATCGGCCTGGTCACCGTACGCGACCGGGGCTACCTGCTGGCCACGAGAGCCGGCGCGGACCGCACCTACCGTCTTTCGCGGGTGCTGGCCGCCGAGGAGCTCCCCGAAACGGCACAGCGTCCCAACCGGGTCGATCTGGACCGGATCTGGCGGGAGCGCTCCGCGCGGTTCCTCTCCGGCGGCGACCACCTCACCGTGCTGGTACGGGTGAACCCGGCGCGGCGCGAGGACCTGCTGGACACCGCGCTGGCAGTCCGCGCGGAAGACCCCGACGCGGACGGATGGCTGCGCCTTGAGGTGACCTACCAGGACTCACGTCACGCCGAATGGGCGCTGTGGCAGCTCAGTACGGACGCGGAAGCCCTGGCCCCGCAGTCGCTGCGCACCTCCCTGCGCGACCGCGCCGCCGCGTTCGCCGCCCGTTATGGCGAGCCGCTCTGA
- a CDS encoding DUF1062 domain-containing protein: MLNDWVVMPTCLPTVLRRCHACASQRFGANGKFRVNAHHKLIDAWLLVLCAACGETAKLTVLERMNVRSVRPELLDRLHDNDPGLAAELLQDPVIRRRNRIALDWDGAWRLDTGGSDHLDREVIDVSVRFAARIPVRPVRVIAEGCGLPRSEVERLIAEGKVVSAVRLSGKLSGGFTFTLKR, encoded by the coding sequence GTGCTCAACGACTGGGTGGTCATGCCCACCTGCCTTCCGACCGTTCTCCGGCGCTGTCACGCGTGCGCGTCCCAGCGCTTTGGGGCCAACGGAAAGTTTCGCGTCAACGCACACCACAAGCTCATCGACGCCTGGCTCCTCGTGCTCTGTGCCGCGTGCGGGGAAACCGCGAAGCTCACGGTCCTGGAGCGGATGAACGTGCGCTCCGTACGACCTGAGCTGCTGGACCGGCTGCATGACAACGACCCCGGCCTGGCAGCTGAGCTCCTCCAGGATCCGGTCATACGGCGCCGCAATCGCATCGCCCTCGACTGGGACGGCGCGTGGCGTCTCGACACCGGCGGATCGGACCATCTGGACCGCGAGGTGATCGACGTGTCGGTCCGCTTCGCGGCACGGATCCCTGTCCGGCCGGTGCGTGTCATCGCTGAAGGCTGCGGTCTTCCGCGCTCCGAGGTCGAGCGATTGATCGCGGAGGGGAAGGTCGTCTCGGCCGTACGGCTGAGCGGCAAGCTCTCCGGCGGCTTCACCTTCACGCTCAAGCGCTGA
- a CDS encoding class I SAM-dependent DNA methyltransferase, producing MSTGQDDPEAEKWLADTRASYDADATSYADETRNLLAELPPEQDVMALFAERVRAHGGGPVADVGCGPGRITAHLRDLGVDAFGIDLSPRMIEVARREHPGVRFEEGSMTQLGLADGALSALVAWYSIIHVPDGAIGAVLAGFRRVLRPGGLLLVGFHVGDPSPPEPQENGERWPESYVRRREPSQVAAWIEEAGFTLEAHPTLTSAARKLGGVLLAHR from the coding sequence GTGAGCACCGGACAGGACGACCCAGAGGCCGAGAAGTGGCTGGCGGACACCCGGGCGTCCTACGATGCCGACGCCACCAGCTACGCGGACGAGACGCGCAACCTCCTGGCCGAACTGCCGCCCGAGCAGGACGTCATGGCACTCTTCGCCGAGCGGGTGCGGGCACACGGCGGCGGGCCCGTCGCGGACGTGGGGTGCGGCCCCGGGCGGATCACCGCCCACCTGAGGGACCTCGGCGTGGACGCCTTCGGCATCGATCTGTCGCCCCGGATGATCGAGGTGGCGCGGCGTGAGCATCCCGGTGTGCGGTTCGAGGAGGGGTCGATGACTCAACTCGGCCTAGCGGACGGCGCGTTGTCCGCTCTGGTCGCCTGGTACTCGATCATCCACGTCCCCGATGGAGCGATCGGCGCGGTCCTTGCCGGCTTCCGTCGGGTGCTGCGGCCCGGTGGTCTGCTGCTGGTGGGTTTCCACGTCGGCGACCCCTCACCGCCCGAGCCGCAGGAGAACGGCGAGCGCTGGCCGGAGTCCTACGTCCGTCGTCGCGAGCCGAGTCAAGTGGCTGCCTGGATCGAGGAGGCCGGCTTCACCCTCGAGGCGCACCCCACGCTCACGTCGGCCGCGCGCAAGCTCGGCGGCGTGCTGCTGGCGCACCGCTAG
- a CDS encoding GntR family transcriptional regulator — MQQLGTAPRGEELSLAERAYRAIRDWLVMLEIRPGAPINEDQLAQSLGVGRTPVREALKRLQYERLITTYPRRGTFATDVNITDLAHISEVRQELEPLAAAQAARRATAADRAALTALCEELDGVDSGAHDPAELMRLDLQVHRAIYAATHNPYLEDTLVRHDNLATRIWCLFIDRLPGMTGHVQEHGPLLRAIVAGDPDKAAQLTRGHVEGFERAIREAI; from the coding sequence ATGCAGCAGCTGGGCACCGCGCCGAGAGGTGAGGAGCTGTCCCTTGCCGAACGCGCCTACCGGGCGATTCGCGACTGGCTCGTGATGCTGGAGATCCGCCCCGGTGCGCCGATCAACGAGGACCAGCTTGCGCAGTCCCTCGGCGTCGGTCGGACCCCGGTGCGCGAAGCGCTCAAGCGGCTCCAGTACGAGCGCCTGATCACGACGTACCCCCGGCGCGGCACCTTCGCCACCGACGTCAACATCACCGACCTGGCCCACATCTCAGAGGTGCGCCAGGAGTTGGAGCCGCTGGCTGCCGCCCAGGCCGCACGGCGCGCCACGGCCGCGGACCGGGCGGCCCTGACGGCGCTTTGCGAGGAGCTGGACGGCGTGGACTCCGGTGCGCACGACCCGGCCGAGCTGATGCGCCTGGACCTCCAGGTCCACCGCGCCATCTACGCGGCCACGCACAACCCGTACCTGGAGGACACCCTCGTGCGGCACGACAACCTGGCCACCCGCATCTGGTGCCTGTTCATCGACCGGCTGCCCGGCATGACCGGCCACGTCCAGGAGCACGGCCCCCTGCTGCGGGCGATCGTCGCCGGCGACCCCGACAAGGCGGCGCAGCTCACCCGCGGCCACGTCGAGGGCTTCGAGCGGGCCATCCGCGAAGCCATCTGA